AAGTCCTAATTTCgtataaaatacatatattttttgtttaaagctTTGATAAAAAACCACTTCCTAGATTCTAGAACTACTGTACTTTTTTTCTaatgaattgtaaaataaatgttttatgtaaaatatgaatattgatattttaaaatccataacatttcttgaaataCAATATGGTATTTTATAAACAAGTTTAGTCTAGTTCCATTCTTGACTTTCCGCCCACTCTCGAAAGTTGTTTATTCGGAAACAGTTTCTTTGTAGTAATGCCACTAAACAAGTGCTCAAATTTGCCAGTGCCAGTCGCATTATCATAGGGTAGCAGTCGACATTGTCAACATGAAAATCTAAAAGTCTCTGATGACTTGAAATGAAAATTCCAGGTATAGattaaaaatttgttaaaaatataattttgtttgacaTGTTTCAGTTAAGCGTCTTGGATAATAAGtcgtattaaattattatagtcATAATATGCGCTCATAAGAATATTAAACGTCAACCGCTACATATGACCTTAGCGGTAGTTCTTTAAAAGTGCAAAGCCAGATGTCACCTAATTCTGCAGGTAGGTATGCATTGCCTGGAAAAAGAATCGCCTGTCTCTGCCTCACTGGTTAATCATGTCTCATTACTTATCTTCAAGTCTTGCTGTGATTGGTTGACTACAATATGGACACTCCCCATATATGTTTTTGAATCCATATTTGGTAAGGCTTTGGTTGCTAGTTGGTAATGATCGTAACCACTAAAGAAAAATggtgttaaaattatataaataataataatgtattgagAAATAGATTTTTTAGCACGCTGAGCACATTGGTGTTGAAGCAAAGCTCACAACACCAGTGGAAATTGAGTAAGGTGTAAAAGAAATGCAAAGATCTCGCACTCAATATATAATACCAACTGTCACCACGGTATGTTTTATGACGGTAAACCACAGAACACCGGTATAAACGCTTAAGAACTCCCTTTAGTCGTAACTCTTATATATGGCTCTTCCTAAAAATATTGGCACACTTAATGCGTGCCGAAGGTGAAAATTGTGCTGGCAACTCATTATTTCACTGACTTATTAAACAACGCATTAATGGATTATAAACATTATATGGACCAATAGTATTAGTATGTTTTCTACTCTCTTATTAATATCTAGAGTAGCATAGAAATGTGATGTATACATATTGGGAGACTTTTTGGTTTATCTTAAATATCGGGAGAAATTGCACTTCAGCTGGAGATGACTCAAAATATTGGAAGACTACCACTTTTATCAGGAGAGTTGTGGAGGTCTGATTAGTACAGCATAGTTCTTGGCAGACAGACCTCTGGAAGAACAGAAGAAACAAACAATACTTGCCTCATATAAGCATGCTTGATGGAATGGTTTGCTACATGCTGGAAACTCGCACACTTTATCCGGTATTTCTCCTTCAAGTCGATAGAGGTAGCAAATACTGCACTCCAAGCAAAAATCCTGCAGATTCAGACAAAAGAAAGCTATATAAACAATGCTTTGGTGTTAACAGTTAGTTACTATATTAGACTTGTCCAACATCTCTAGTTgatgtcttttttatgttcgtATTCCAGTCAGCCTTTCAATTTTTGTCTGTTTCCAGCTCAAGTTCAATTTTCGTCATcatcgtcatattttatataaataaccTCTCGCTATGGCCTTGCAAGtattatatgtatgaaacgccatgtgtgccaaaatataaGGTCGAATCGCcagtaatataatttaaatatcatttattaccTCTTTCTTGGAGGAGATTTGAGATGGGAACGTTATTTCCATCAAGGCTTGTAAGTTGTGTAGTATTGAATGCGATGTGTTCCAAAGGTGGACGGACTTGTTCATGTTGTCTCGTAACGGTTTAACGACTTTATCCGCTCCTAAGAATCGACATTCGGGCAAGTGCGTTGGATGAAGCGGATTTACAATTATTTGAACTGAGGAATTGTTGCCTATCATCAAAATAAGAAATGTAGCAGAACTACAGAATTTGAATTTGTaatttatactgggcgacctcttcagtcaaagactggtctcccagagggcacAGTCATGATCaatggctgtgtgtgtactagtacaccagggtaaccccctactcatctcgaaagatgtactaggttttttaaagtgcacatgagctatgtgtgtacactggacctactgtTTGTAGTCCTTATCCCTGAAGACTTGTTCtatcaccagaaccatggagcgattGAGCCTCGAACCTTTGCCGATGTAATGGCTACGTAGTTACGGTTTAtcgtcttaaccgcttggccactcactcacttaaaTGAAGAATATCTACCTAAAGCAATTCGTCTAGCATTGTCTTTCCTACGAGGGTTCTCTGGTTCCAGCACCCATGTTGACCTGTCAATCTCATCCAGACAATTCCAAAAAATCTGATGTCTCTCAACAACTTTgtcaaattgttttataacatcTGCAAGTGTCATCTGTATAAAAACAATAGTTTCAGTTTATACAGTGGAATAGATATTtgcttattttatatcattcaTCCCAATCAGTGATGTAGCAGTAAGAAATAAAGCAGTTCGGTTGCCACTGTTCTGTTCAAGGCACTGtgttgtcaaaggcctctgtgaaaaGTGGTTGAAACCTATCTATGGCCAAGGAGTGACCTGTGCTGGTTTTATGGCTATGGTTTGCAATGCTGTCtttactatcaaactagtttgacaaaaaaagtgtgatatgtgcccaaatatggtagtgatttgcctaaatatggtagtgatatgacattattatgtccatatatgggcacatcactaactttttttttgtaacaaagtttgatagtgtagacagaggttaaaCCACTTGGCCACTAAACTCCATATCAAAATAATCATGTACATTAATTAATGTACCATGTACAGTACTTACAGAATTATTCCACAGCAGTATAAATTCAGAGGGCAAGTCTGTGCTGCATTCTGGTATTTCATTTGGGtactttatgaaaaaaaatgtataaaacatttAAGTAAGAAACTATATATACCATAGTCTCTGCAGTAGTTACTGAATGTACAGTAAGCTATTGCAATCAATTGATATagcatatcacatttttaatttatgcagTACATGATAGATTTTATATTGTAACCATTATAGcatagtataaaactgactccaaataatacagtataaaacatactgtagtattgtaAATTATAGCATAGTATAACACTGACTCCAAATAACAAGAGGCAGGCCATAATTCAGACAATGTTTGATCTCTTTGATCGTCATCATAATAAATGTAACCAGTTTAgttgttttataaaatgtttaaatgaatCACTTCTGTTATGTAACTATATTTCATATCTGTTAATAATCTTTACAAATGAAACATTGGATatagcctggtttccataaaatcgctacaccgtcGCTACAGcgttttccattaaaatcgctacacgcgcagatgtcgccgacgcaatcgggaaggctccccgattcatcgcagtcaaatcggcaaagttcaaccatgttcaactttgccgattttgtcggtgatgaatcgtatacgcataccaaagaatatttagcgctgGCATACTAGATCCCcaataaattctagcgtttccataaaatcgctacactctgtcgtgtagcgattttattgAAACCAGGCTTATTAAATgtactaaaatgttttttataaggTATTAAAATGGCTCAAACTTTTGACTAAACCACTTTCCTTACACATCAGATTGTATTGTATCTACAGTATTGTGGGAATGAACAGAATTAAGTGCAAAGGTTCACTAAGGCGCAGGATTGGTCCATAGTATAATTGTTCTATACACAATCAACTGTCCCTGACCTAAAAGTTCTAGATTTCAAccttatatatttttgtttgttttaataaatctGCTGTTATGTAACTATTTCATATCTGTTAATAATCTTTTACAAATGAAGGGTTATGCACTATTAAATGTACTAAGGTGTTTTTTCATAAGGTAttgaaatggtttttttttacttaaccACTTTCATTGCATATCAGATTGTATTGTATATCTATTGTGAAAATGTAGCACAGAATTGAGTGCAAAGGCTTGGATCCTTCAATTTGGGATATACAGGACTTTCTATACACAATCAACTACTGTATCCTTGACCTAAAAGTTATGGATTTCAACCTTTAACTAATGgataactacagtatatacaaataTTGTCATAAAAGATAGTCCTTGTATATTAGTTATATAAAGAAACCTGTGCCCTGGTTTAATTtctggtatatatatatatatatatacatataaaatgttGCAAAATTAATGCTGTGTATTGTTAAGGGATAAGCATTATTGAACACTAGTGGTTTACTCTATCTTAAGGTATGATACATATTCAGAAATTAAATCAGTATTTTTATAGACAAATTTCAGTAAGGAAATTTAAAGATCTGTTGTCATCGAGGGATATCTTACTGGAGAAGAAAAGACAAATCTCTACGACGTCAAACAAGGTAGGAACTACTTTTTATTTCCAAactttcattttgtttgtttatgtgCTCAAAAAGGAAGAGCAAATCACAATATTCAcattacattttcaaaacatttgataagatttattaaatatactgtacaatacacaTCTACTAGAAATACAAactatataaagctctgtctacaacattatgatgtgcacatatatggacacgatgctcatatcactaccatatttggggatatcactaccatatttgggcacatcaaactagtttgatagtgtggacagagcttaacaattcAAGAGTAAAGAGAAAAATTATCTGCATTTTCTACAATACATTAATTAAGACGTTGTTCTACAAAAGGagaaacataatttaaaatgaaatttaaatttaccTGAGATGAAATATGAACTGTTATGTAATGCTCTCTTTCCGCACCATCCACTGTCTTTAActtaacttttttaaatgattcaTCAATTTCAACAACTCTGAAACAATTTGAGTACAAgaaaattttccaaaaaatcAGTTAAAAcgattaaattaaaatcaaaatgtttttaacttTTGATTTGACTTACTTATCCCATTTTACAATTGCAATTTCTTGAATGAGTTTTTCATACAAATAAGGTGCTGTGTTTAATGCTTTTAATTccttattctgtttaacagccaagtactgaaaaaaaatccagtattattattattgtgtaagtgttgtaagctctgtctacactatattaaactagtttgacaaaaagtgtgatgtgcctaaggccctaaatatggtagtgatatgtccaaatatggtagtgttttATTTGCTCTGGacgcaccttcattcaagaagtgtgccactgtttcaaaagtgtagcttccaactaaattgttattattattatgacatcatcatgtccatatatgggcacatcacatttagtgtagacagagccttactTTCATTGGCTATTAAAGTTTCAGATTTTTGTACACTGCATgctttaaaaataatgaaagtaTACTCTTAATTATTTACTTTGTCCATCATAATCCCCACCAccattttcaatttcaaattcttttgatttcggaaatatcattcatattaataaacttaaacAGAAAACTTAAGTATATTGaatgcttctccatctacaatataTTTTGGAGTTATGGAGTatatgtttgcaaacacaagcaacaaggaTGTTACCACTATTCAACACATGAAACTATAGGTAGATTTTCGCATGTACTCATTAAAGGAAGGAACACCATGTTCAATAAACATGCACTGGCACTACTACTTCTAGAGACATTAAGTATACGGCGCAGAGCATTATTGTAGCATACAAAGAGATCTAATGGTCTTCATACGATAGTTACACCAAAGGGCTgcacaatatatatttaaatacagtaagaTCTAAAGAGACAACATTTATCATTGGTAGAGCATTTCATAAATTTGCGATTGAGTGAGTTGCTTCTAATACACAAAGATCTGTACTGACTTGTGTCGTCCTCATCACTGCAATCACACATAAGAATTTTGAGATTGGCGGCACCTTAAAGTATGAATAAGCTCGTTAATgctctttagttttatttttttttattttatatatatttgtcctcaagcttaactggaaactgaggaaattcggattaggccctccacggacccacagcagccagcagtgcagcgcctaccatatcagcacaccgggagacgatcccctactctttccgaatagtgtaccaagttctttaacgtgcactgttaagtacacgggaccaacggctttacatcccatccgaaggatgaggcaatgagaataaagcatcttgcctaaggatgcaattagtatggtacagataacctcgaacccatgcctatcacatgctagtccgatgttaccattacaccatcactctccagtatatacagcacccgacACGATTTCtggacggtctcccatccagaacgcaaccgggcccaacgttgcttaacttcgatGATCTGACGGGAAGCGGTGTTTCCCCGCAGTATGGCGGCACCTTAAAGTATGAATAAACTCGTTAATGCTCTTTAGTTAATTAGTTTATTGCACAAATGGTTTGCATGTATTGTACTTGGTAAATTGTTGTTGACAATCCAAACAATTGTAAATATCCTGTCATAAAAAAGTAAATTCGGTACACCAACCACAATGCTTTTCAATTCTTCTAGAAACGTTGGAATACTTGAACATTGTTGTAGTCgtgttttaattatttgaagATATCCTCGTAAAATGTTCATTAAGTTGACATCACAATGAATTCTGCAAGGAcaaattatagtttatttttttatggttGTTGATCCATTGATTTCTATTATCTTCCATGGTTGATCAGTTATATTTATCGACCATGGCACATTTTCAGAAATTCCATAATACTTCCATTGTTGATCAGTTATATTTTTTGACCATGGCACATTTCTGTCGAATTTTGTGCCAAAAACAGAAATTTTATGAATGGagatacataatttgaatttaggattttatattaataaatgaaaatgttttcttGTTGCCATGCCTACCTACAAAACGTGAGGTCTCTATTTGCTGGTAACTCTATTTTCAGATGAAACTCTTGGCCCTGTAAGTAGAGGGTAATGACAGtcacaataatataatatgcctAGGGCCTagactatagtaggcctactaggataagtttaataatatattaattattataaaaaagtaGTTTAGTATAGACTTTAGTAGTTTAGTAAATAACAGTATACTAataataaggtaggcctatcataatattattattaataatagccCTGGCCCCTCCCCTGCCCTGCTGGGCCGGCCTGTTTGTATATCATTATCTGACTGGTGGTGGGCTGCTTACTAAAGATTCTATAAATCCATCGTAAATTGTTCTTTCCTTATTTTGAGGAATCAGAAGTTGACAAATATTCATCGAATTTGTATCTTCCGCCATACTactaaggcctaggcctactccttCTTGCCCTGTAGATCGGGAGCTGAGAGGCCtaactgttgtttttgttttatcgCCACTTCTTAGCTCCGCCCCCTCAAAGCACGTGTCTTTGATGGCGCACttcaaaaaatgaattttgttcaCTCATGCGTGAGAGTGTAATCATTCATAAAGAACTACAACAAAAACTGTCATCATCAAATTGTTTTGTCGGCACCACCTGAAGAGATAATCAGTGTCAATCTGTAATCCTCTATATTGTATCTACATCTGAACTTTTATATCTAAAGTTTAGACTTATTTACTATAGATTTGAGAAAGTGATATCTGGTTTAAAACCAAGTATACTTTCTAGGCCTAGCCGCTAGCGCACTCTTTTTGAAGAACTGTACTCTCTGTGGTCACACTGACTTAAAAACAAAACCACAAACAAAACCACACACAGCGGATCAGAGCAGACGATCATCAATTTTCTTTACTCAAGTAAGTATAATGTATCTTCTTGTATTTGTGAATCAGCAGTGTTTTCTGCATCATTACAATTCgttttatttgttaatgttgatggtataaaaatgtaatgttaacTTCTTTATTCTTAGATAGTATCTAGTTCTTCTACACTAGCTATAACAAGGTGTAGTATGAATATATGAAAAGAGtggttttaaaccattttaggaattatttagtttaaaaaactATACAACACATATTATGGGTCAACTATAAACATTTTACCTGGAAGTGTAGTAATAATTTCAAACGGATGATTCTAGTAAAGTTTTCTTGACAGTTATTTATGGAAATAGTAAAGaaactagaaaaggctggaaaaatataaatcacgcgaaaaaagtacgttttcaatactacgtgcgcaccgcacacgtaaaaatgtgcgcacgcgtgggaatttttgacatgcttaaaacgacatgaaacgcgtagaaagttgattataaattaattttgcgcattttgaaattttaaatgcgcgtgcgcgcgtaactttgtgtaaaacacgcaattttttttcaacagtaAGTTAgtgcatgatataaattaaacttttgcaaagtttcaagttgaaatgttatttggttgtcgagctatgttaaatacgacaaaatcgttaaatcgcgcgtaagtcacgttgcgcaattgtaaacgtcatgaaaagcttcgcttgacgacgttacgtaaatgtcaatatgttaagatagtaaccgaaatgttatgtttgcgagttttagagaaaagcgttacacaaaaatcatacagaatgatttcgtacaatcacaagaggttatcctgcaacttcgttgcggataaccaattagtAATGTAGTTTAGCATGGTGTTTATGTGGAATTATTAATAAGTTTATGAAttattaaagtaatatatttttCCAAAAGACTGGATATTATGAGCCAACAATTTCAAACTTCTGTACTACTACAGtaaagctctgttcacactatcaaatttgatgttacaaaaaaatgtgatgtgcccatatatggacatgatgatgtcatatcactaccatatgtgggcatattactaccatatttggccagatcactaccatatttgggcagatcacactttttttgtaacatatagtttgatagtgtagacagagcttaaaaaccCTATTTATAAAGTTTCAGGGACCTAAAAAGTTCTATACAAACTTTTAATGGTAGTTAATTACCATCAATATTGACAAAGGCTTGATGCATTATAG
The window above is part of the Antedon mediterranea chromosome 10, ecAntMedi1.1, whole genome shotgun sequence genome. Proteins encoded here:
- the LOC140061150 gene encoding E3 ubiquitin-protein ligase FANCL-like isoform X2 — its product is MAEDTNSMNICQLLIPQNKERTIYDGFIESLGQEFHLKIELPANRDLTFCRIHCDVNLMNILRGYLQIIKTRLQQCSSIPTFLEELKSIVYLAVKQNKELKALNTAPYLYEKLIQEIAIVKWDKVVEIDESFKKVKLKTVDGAEREHYITVHISSQYPNEIPECSTDLPSEFILLWNNSMTLADVIKQFDKVVERHQIFWNCLDEIDRSTWVLEPENPRRKDNARRIALGNNSSVQIIVNPLHPTHLPECRFLGADKVVKPLRDNMNKSVHLWNTSHSILHNLQALMEITFPSQISSKKEDFCLECSICYLYRLEGEIPDKVCEFPACSKPFHQACLYEWLRSLPTSNQSLTKYGFKNIYGECPYCSQPITARLEDK
- the LOC140061150 gene encoding E3 ubiquitin-protein ligase FANCL-like isoform X1, with the translated sequence MAEDTNSMNICQLLIPQNKGQEFHLKIELPANRDLTFCRIHCDVNLMNILRGYLQIIKTRLQQCSSIPTFLEELKSIVYLAVKQNKELKALNTAPYLYEKLIQEIAIVKWDKVVEIDESFKKVKLKTVDGAEREHYITVHISSQYPNEIPECSTDLPSEFILLWNNSMTLADVIKQFDKVVERHQIFWNCLDEIDRSTWVLEPENPRRKDNARRIALGNNSSVQIIVNPLHPTHLPECRFLGADKVVKPLRDNMNKSVHLWNTSHSILHNLQALMEITFPSQISSKKEDFCLECSICYLYRLEGEIPDKVCEFPACSKPFHQACLYEWLRSLPTSNQSLTKYGFKNIYGECPYCSQPITARLEDK